In Desulfomonile tiedjei DSM 6799, a genomic segment contains:
- a CDS encoding acetyl-CoA acetyltransferase, which produces MATGIKDKVAIIGMGCTRFGERWDVGAEELMVEAFTECLGDAGVEPKDIQAAWLGTCLEEVNVGKSGLPLSVTLRLPLIPVTRVENFCASGTESFRGAVYAVASGAYDMCLAMGVEKLKDTGYGGLPNPGSNWGSLSWLWWPNVTAPGAFAQLATAYAAKYKIPEQDLKRAIGHVSVKSHANGALNPKAHLRKPVTLDQVLSAPIIAHPLGLFDCCGVSDGAACAIVTTVEKAKEMGKKDFVTVKALQLALSSGEEMGYNNWDGDHFITTSQASIRAYEEAGIKAPRKEISMMEVHDCFSITELVTYEDLHISERGRAVYDSLDGFYDREGKGVPCQVDGGLKCFGHPIGASGLRMLYEMYLQLHGRAGARQIPNPRYGLTHNLGGVPFMNVCSIGIIGKY; this is translated from the coding sequence ATGGCAACAGGAATCAAAGACAAAGTTGCGATTATAGGCATGGGTTGCACCCGATTCGGCGAACGCTGGGATGTGGGAGCCGAAGAGCTCATGGTGGAAGCATTCACCGAATGCCTTGGAGATGCAGGAGTCGAGCCCAAGGACATACAGGCTGCATGGCTTGGAACGTGCCTCGAAGAAGTGAATGTGGGTAAAAGCGGCTTACCGCTGTCCGTGACCCTTCGACTTCCCCTTATCCCCGTGACTCGGGTCGAGAATTTTTGTGCGAGCGGCACAGAATCATTTCGCGGTGCAGTGTACGCGGTCGCTTCCGGTGCGTATGACATGTGCCTGGCAATGGGAGTGGAGAAACTCAAAGATACCGGTTACGGAGGACTCCCGAATCCGGGCTCCAACTGGGGTTCCCTGAGCTGGCTGTGGTGGCCGAACGTGACAGCTCCCGGGGCTTTCGCGCAACTCGCCACTGCGTACGCGGCAAAATACAAGATCCCCGAACAGGACTTGAAAAGAGCAATCGGGCATGTTTCCGTGAAGAGTCATGCAAACGGAGCACTCAATCCCAAAGCGCATCTTCGAAAACCGGTGACGCTCGATCAAGTCCTGTCTGCTCCGATCATTGCGCATCCTCTGGGGCTTTTCGATTGTTGTGGCGTCAGTGACGGAGCAGCCTGCGCCATTGTGACCACCGTGGAAAAAGCAAAGGAAATGGGCAAGAAAGATTTTGTGACCGTGAAGGCGCTTCAGCTTGCCCTCAGCAGCGGCGAGGAAATGGGCTATAACAACTGGGATGGAGACCACTTCATTACCACGTCTCAGGCCAGCATTCGGGCTTATGAAGAAGCCGGGATAAAAGCCCCCCGCAAAGAAATCAGCATGATGGAGGTGCACGACTGCTTTTCCATCACTGAATTGGTCACGTACGAGGACCTCCATATCTCCGAGCGCGGGCGTGCGGTATACGACTCTCTTGACGGCTTTTATGACAGAGAAGGCAAGGGAGTTCCCTGTCAGGTAGATGGAGGCCTGAAGTGCTTCGGTCATCCCATCGGAGCATCGGGATTGCGAATGCTCTACGAAATGTATCTCCAGCTTCACGGCAGGGCCGGAGCACGGCAAATTCCGAACCCCAGGTACGGGCTCACCCACAATCTGGGCGGCGTTCCTTTCATGAACGTCTGTAGCATTGGAATTATTGGGAAGTATTAG